A genomic region of Prosthecobacter algae contains the following coding sequences:
- a CDS encoding caspase family protein produces MNLCIHLFLGLCLLSLNLQAATEANRRTALVIGNARYEPLVGPLRNTSNDAKAVAKTLRELGFAVIEKHNVTRDQLLKAVLEFRSTLAGAEVALFYFAGHGIAVAGSNYLIPLKSGYSPEGADDITLRLLAETRLFNVEQAVADMSTAGARCNLVILDACRTTALSRTGRTRDAAAPGGLNEMKPPAGSLIAFATDAGQTALDGDGTHGLYTEEWLKHLSTPGLTIEQVFKRTRAGVLERSQGGQIPAEYSRLIGDDIYIAGASAAPAPAMPNTAPVIPSQTQIMNLAKAGMAEECADALLSVAEAQGPGAYAAEPLGLLLEQAKENLKEATTGGPKVETAATNCQQVLRVLALCLPSTHESYQPFQAKAHNRHGDALLLLGHAPEAIAAFDTAQALDPADAYILYNRGRAHAALGNLEKARADFTSASNPKLNQPKARKLAEEALAKLK; encoded by the coding sequence ATGAATCTCTGCATCCACCTTTTTTTGGGCCTCTGCCTGTTATCCCTGAATTTGCAGGCGGCCACCGAGGCCAATAGACGCACGGCCCTGGTCATCGGCAATGCCCGCTATGAACCCCTGGTGGGCCCCCTGCGCAACACCTCGAATGACGCGAAGGCCGTGGCCAAAACTCTTCGTGAACTTGGTTTTGCGGTCATTGAAAAACACAATGTCACCCGCGACCAATTGCTCAAAGCGGTGCTCGAATTTCGCAGCACTTTGGCCGGGGCTGAGGTGGCCCTGTTTTACTTTGCCGGGCATGGCATCGCCGTGGCAGGTTCCAATTACCTCATCCCTTTAAAGTCCGGCTACAGCCCTGAAGGCGCGGATGACATCACCCTGCGTCTGCTGGCTGAAACCCGCCTGTTCAATGTGGAGCAGGCCGTGGCGGACATGAGCACCGCTGGCGCGCGCTGCAATCTCGTCATCCTGGATGCCTGCCGCACCACCGCCCTCAGCCGAACCGGGCGCACCCGCGATGCCGCCGCTCCGGGGGGACTGAATGAAATGAAACCGCCTGCGGGCTCCCTCATCGCCTTTGCCACCGATGCCGGTCAAACGGCCCTGGATGGAGATGGCACCCATGGCCTCTACACCGAAGAATGGCTGAAGCATCTCAGCACACCCGGCCTAACCATTGAGCAAGTCTTCAAACGCACCCGCGCAGGCGTGCTTGAACGCTCCCAAGGAGGCCAGATCCCGGCTGAATACTCCCGTCTCATCGGAGATGACATTTACATCGCCGGGGCTTCTGCAGCCCCTGCCCCCGCCATGCCAAATACGGCACCCGTCATCCCCAGCCAGACTCAGATCATGAATCTCGCCAAAGCAGGCATGGCCGAAGAATGTGCCGATGCCCTGCTCTCCGTAGCTGAAGCCCAAGGCCCCGGAGCCTATGCCGCCGAACCTCTGGGACTCCTGCTGGAACAGGCCAAAGAAAACCTCAAGGAGGCCACCACAGGAGGCCCGAAAGTCGAAACTGCGGCAACGAACTGCCAGCAGGTGTTGCGGGTGCTGGCCCTGTGTCTGCCCTCCACCCACGAAAGCTACCAGCCTTTCCAGGCCAAGGCGCACAATCGCCATGGCGACGCCCTGCTCCTCCTGGGCCACGCTCCAGAAGCCATCGCCGCCTTTGATACCGCCCAGGCCCTAGATCCCGCAGATGCCTACATCCTCTACAACCGTGGCCGCGCTCATGCTGCTCTCGGCAATTTAGAAAAAGCACGAGCGGACTTCACCTCCGCCAGCAACCCCAAACTCAACCAGCCCAAAGCCCGCAAGCTGGCCGAAGAAGCCTTGGCAAAGTTGAAGTAA
- a CDS encoding dihydrodipicolinate synthase family protein: MENSDLRHLLRQGLAIPAHPLALNPQRKLDERRQRALTRYYLAAGVGGLAVGVHTTQFAIRDPAVGLFKPVLTLAAEEMDRCSRPLVRIAGICGQTAQAVGEAVLLRELGYHAGLLSLAALSHSTEDALIAHCRAVSQEIPVIGFYLQPCVGGRVLSYSFWRRFAEIENVVAIKIAPFNRYQTFDVVRAVVEAGRDDIALYTGNDDNIVADLITPFKINGQERRIVGGLLGHWSVWAHKAVGLLDRCKMEPASPALLQLGQEVTDSNAAFFDAANGFRGCIAGLHEVLRRQGLLEGLWCLDEKETLSPGQFEEIDRVYAAYPHLNDDAFVARHREEWLRG; the protein is encoded by the coding sequence ATGGAAAATTCTGACCTCCGCCACCTTTTGCGGCAGGGCCTGGCCATTCCAGCCCACCCCCTGGCGCTCAATCCCCAACGAAAGCTTGATGAGCGACGCCAGCGCGCCCTCACCCGCTACTATTTGGCAGCAGGCGTAGGCGGGCTGGCCGTCGGCGTACACACCACCCAGTTTGCCATACGAGACCCTGCGGTCGGACTCTTCAAACCTGTCCTCACACTGGCCGCCGAAGAGATGGACCGCTGCTCCCGACCTCTAGTGAGGATCGCAGGCATCTGCGGACAAACGGCCCAGGCCGTGGGTGAGGCAGTCCTCTTGCGGGAACTGGGCTATCACGCGGGCCTGCTTAGCCTGGCCGCCCTCAGCCACAGCACGGAGGACGCCCTGATCGCCCACTGCCGCGCCGTCTCCCAGGAGATTCCGGTGATTGGCTTTTACCTTCAGCCCTGTGTCGGAGGCCGCGTGCTGTCCTACTCTTTTTGGCGCCGATTTGCGGAGATTGAAAATGTCGTCGCCATCAAAATCGCCCCTTTCAACCGGTACCAGACCTTCGATGTCGTCCGTGCCGTTGTGGAGGCTGGCCGGGATGACATCGCCCTCTACACTGGCAATGATGACAACATCGTCGCCGACCTCATCACTCCCTTTAAAATCAACGGGCAAGAAAGACGCATCGTCGGCGGGCTGCTGGGACACTGGTCGGTCTGGGCGCACAAGGCTGTGGGACTGCTCGACCGCTGCAAGATGGAGCCCGCCTCACCAGCCCTACTCCAGCTCGGACAGGAAGTGACCGACAGTAACGCGGCCTTCTTCGATGCCGCCAACGGCTTTCGCGGATGCATCGCCGGCCTGCACGAAGTGCTGCGCCGCCAGGGCCTCTTGGAAGGTCTTTGGTGCCTGGACGAAAAAGAAACCCTCAGTCCGGGCCAATTTGAGGAAATCGACCGTGTTTATGCCGCGTACCCACACTTGAACGATGATGCCTTTGTGGCCCGTCACCGCGAGGAGTGGCTGCGCGGCTGA
- a CDS encoding aminotransferase class V-fold PLP-dependent enzyme translates to MSLFPSEDARLAEFPVACDSIFLAHAGVTILPRRVTKVMQDYLEESCLRMQEFPEAWRAVNETRVVAAQMLGAKASEISLLGPTSLGLSLVANGLDWQPGDEVVCYQDDYPANVYPWTDLTRLGVGVRLVKPEAPGAITPELVESMLTPKTKLVALASCHFLSGYRIQIDAIGQMLRARGVLFCLDAIQTLGAFETRVDYVDFLSADSHKWMLGPMAAGVVYVREEVQERLRPTLLGSWNVQSPNFIAQDTIAFEKGGRRYEPGVLNVAGILGMKAGLELLLEHGIPAVSAQLLRLKTRLVEHLEPLGFRFLGPTSGPNASGITTAWRPEGSGPSAAKIYDHLTRQKISPSLRFDRAGQPYLRFSPHFYNTEAEMDRVVDAIAATPAD, encoded by the coding sequence ATGTCCCTTTTTCCCTCCGAAGACGCCCGCCTCGCCGAATTCCCCGTTGCTTGCGACAGCATCTTCCTAGCCCATGCGGGTGTCACCATCCTGCCGCGTCGGGTCACTAAGGTGATGCAGGACTATCTGGAGGAAAGCTGCCTGCGCATGCAGGAATTCCCCGAAGCCTGGCGCGCCGTGAATGAGACCCGCGTCGTCGCCGCCCAGATGCTCGGAGCCAAGGCAAGCGAAATCTCCCTCCTTGGGCCCACCTCCCTGGGCCTGAGCCTCGTCGCCAACGGTCTGGACTGGCAGCCAGGAGACGAGGTGGTGTGCTATCAGGACGACTACCCGGCCAATGTTTATCCCTGGACGGACCTGACGCGCCTGGGAGTGGGGGTGCGCCTGGTGAAACCCGAAGCTCCCGGAGCCATCACCCCGGAACTCGTGGAGTCCATGCTCACCCCGAAGACCAAGCTCGTCGCCCTTGCCTCCTGCCACTTCCTCAGCGGCTACCGCATCCAGATTGATGCCATCGGCCAGATGCTGCGCGCACGCGGCGTGCTCTTTTGTCTGGATGCAATCCAGACCCTGGGAGCCTTCGAAACCCGCGTGGATTACGTGGACTTCCTCTCCGCCGATTCCCACAAATGGATGCTCGGCCCCATGGCTGCAGGCGTCGTTTACGTTCGCGAAGAGGTGCAGGAGCGGCTGCGCCCCACCTTGCTCGGCTCCTGGAACGTGCAGAGCCCAAATTTCATCGCTCAAGATACCATCGCCTTTGAAAAAGGCGGCCGTCGTTATGAACCCGGCGTCCTCAATGTCGCAGGCATCCTCGGCATGAAGGCCGGTCTGGAACTGCTGCTGGAGCACGGCATTCCCGCCGTCAGCGCCCAGCTTCTGCGCTTAAAAACGCGCCTGGTTGAGCACCTGGAGCCCCTCGGCTTCCGTTTTCTTGGTCCCACCTCCGGCCCAAATGCTTCCGGCATCACCACCGCCTGGCGCCCCGAAGGCAGCGGCCCCTCTGCCGCAAAGATCTACGATCATCTTACTCGTCAAAAGATCAGCCCCTCACTGCGTTTCGACCGCGCAGGCCAGCCTTACCTGCGCTTCAGCCCGCATTTTTACAACACCGAGGCCGAAATGGACCGCGTGGTGGATGCCATCGCAGCCACTCCGGCGGACTGA
- a CDS encoding AarF/ABC1/UbiB kinase family protein, with translation MAATPSQDSIRSTPLTRMADLAGTGARVGMNYLKYYGQRAVTPQTAQPALREELDAVNAKAVYDSFSRLKGGPLKLAQMLSIDQNLLPPAYASQFAQAQYSAPPLSWPLVRRTLEREFGQPVEALYDTFSREAAHGASIGQVHVATRAGKKLAVKVQYPGVAESMRSDLRVVKPVALQMFGLREEDIAHYFTEVETRLLEETDYVTELRRSQEIAAACAPLERLRFPTFYPDRCSNRVLTMDWIDGLTLDRFAASDASQESRNEIGQALWDFYQHQIHVLHVFHADPHPGNFLVADGFLYVLDFGCTRAITPEFHAQQFAFLNPALLESDAKLEQSLRDMDVLLPGDSAPQRKKIMDLARESIEVLTRPFRAGRFDFADPGFMQTLYAMGEASRQDRELRSLRGARGRAESVYVNRAFFGLFSLLHRLGAVVKTQ, from the coding sequence ATGGCCGCCACCCCTTCCCAGGATAGCATCCGCAGCACGCCCCTGACCCGCATGGCGGATCTGGCGGGCACGGGGGCGCGTGTGGGGATGAATTACCTCAAGTATTACGGTCAGCGTGCCGTTACGCCACAGACGGCTCAACCAGCTTTGAGGGAAGAACTGGACGCGGTGAATGCCAAGGCGGTTTACGACTCCTTCAGTCGTCTCAAGGGCGGGCCGCTGAAGCTGGCGCAGATGCTCAGCATTGACCAAAATCTGCTGCCGCCCGCGTATGCCAGCCAGTTTGCCCAGGCCCAGTATTCAGCCCCACCTCTCTCATGGCCCCTCGTGCGGCGGACCTTGGAGCGAGAGTTTGGCCAGCCTGTGGAAGCCTTGTATGACACCTTTTCGCGTGAGGCAGCCCATGGGGCCTCCATCGGGCAGGTGCATGTGGCCACGCGGGCTGGGAAAAAATTGGCCGTGAAGGTGCAGTATCCAGGTGTGGCGGAATCCATGCGCAGTGACCTGCGCGTGGTGAAACCTGTGGCGCTCCAAATGTTCGGGCTGCGGGAGGAGGACATCGCGCACTACTTCACAGAAGTGGAAACGCGGTTGCTGGAGGAAACCGATTATGTAACGGAGCTGCGTCGTTCCCAGGAAATCGCGGCGGCCTGTGCGCCCCTAGAGCGGTTGCGATTTCCCACATTTTATCCAGATCGCTGTTCCAATCGGGTGCTGACGATGGACTGGATCGATGGGCTGACCTTGGACCGCTTTGCTGCCAGTGATGCCAGCCAAGAAAGTCGAAACGAAATCGGTCAGGCGCTTTGGGATTTTTATCAGCATCAGATTCACGTGCTGCACGTCTTCCACGCCGATCCGCATCCAGGGAACTTCCTGGTGGCCGATGGATTTTTGTATGTGCTGGATTTCGGCTGCACCCGGGCCATCACGCCTGAGTTTCATGCCCAGCAATTTGCCTTCCTGAACCCGGCCTTGCTGGAGTCTGACGCCAAGCTGGAGCAGTCCCTGCGGGACATGGACGTGCTGCTGCCGGGGGACAGTGCACCACAGCGAAAGAAGATCATGGATCTGGCGCGTGAATCCATCGAGGTGCTGACGCGGCCATTTCGCGCGGGTCGTTTTGATTTTGCCGATCCGGGTTTCATGCAAACGCTGTATGCCATGGGCGAGGCGAGTCGCCAGGATCGGGAGCTGCGGTCTCTCCGTGGGGCGCGTGGGCGGGCGGAGTCCGTGTATGTGAACCGGGCTTTCTTTGGCCTGTTCAGCCTGCTGCATCGGCTGGGGGCGGTGGTGAAGACGCAGTAG
- a CDS encoding GreA/GreB family elongation factor, whose protein sequence is MNSEVQNLVAAGKLAAADGEKLSKLEPGTFCLHKSWGVGKVAEWDLLGDRIILDFEGKPGHGLKLSFAITSLEILPAEHLLSRRHSDLDGLKALAKGKVTELIELALKSSGSSMSLDDLERLLKPRIVSEAEYKKWWESAKKTLKTARHIVVPSKRTEPLVLRDSGEKPGGVMVQNFLAKRDLKGKLGVLALIQKDLDLFEQAGTELVPVFQDISDTVRKAWKLHLKDSLQLLLARDELIDAIEGASAPMGSMKVADLVCEARPLLAENIGGLPVSQLGRMYRAFPDAFPERVWVPEILNHLTRTGGRAVAEIAVVLDTNGELEVLSEFLKKSVRNRTLSADLLIWICKERKGLAQSVFSIDLGNAILDAVEDDHVQGGPKRTGRLSDQLSDDKTLIHELVVDTDDESLRNFAKRLINSSVLDELTRRSLLARVIKSRPEMEALMNENAESREDNRLIVSWDSLEKKKAELDELANVKIPHNKNEIQIARDEGDLRENGGYKAAREQQAVLNRMKDQLEREISLSRGTDFANVNTDKVGIGTVVDFQDVATGENETYTILGAWDGDLDQNIVSYLSDIAKVLIGMAPGDEADIPTEDGTGRKVKVLAIRAFNPGA, encoded by the coding sequence ATGAATTCTGAGGTCCAAAACTTGGTCGCGGCTGGCAAACTCGCCGCCGCAGACGGCGAAAAATTATCGAAACTCGAACCCGGCACCTTCTGCCTGCATAAAAGCTGGGGAGTCGGAAAGGTCGCTGAATGGGATCTGCTCGGAGATCGAATCATTCTGGATTTCGAAGGCAAACCAGGTCACGGGCTGAAGCTTTCCTTCGCCATCACCTCTTTGGAGATCCTGCCTGCTGAGCATTTGCTTTCCCGCCGTCACTCGGACCTCGACGGCTTGAAGGCTCTGGCCAAAGGCAAGGTGACGGAACTCATCGAGCTGGCCCTGAAATCCTCCGGCAGTTCGATGTCCCTGGATGATCTGGAGCGCCTGCTGAAGCCGCGCATCGTCTCTGAAGCCGAATACAAGAAGTGGTGGGAATCGGCGAAGAAGACCCTGAAGACGGCTCGCCATATCGTGGTGCCCTCCAAGCGCACCGAGCCTCTGGTGCTGCGTGACAGCGGTGAAAAGCCCGGTGGCGTGATGGTGCAGAACTTCCTGGCCAAGCGTGACCTCAAAGGCAAGCTGGGTGTGCTGGCCCTGATCCAGAAAGATTTGGACCTGTTTGAACAAGCCGGCACGGAACTGGTGCCTGTGTTCCAGGACATTTCTGACACGGTGCGTAAGGCCTGGAAGCTGCATCTCAAGGACAGCCTGCAACTGCTTCTGGCCCGCGATGAGCTGATTGATGCCATCGAAGGTGCTTCGGCCCCGATGGGCTCGATGAAGGTGGCAGACCTCGTTTGTGAAGCGCGCCCGCTTCTGGCAGAAAACATCGGTGGACTTCCCGTCAGCCAGCTTGGCCGCATGTACCGCGCTTTCCCTGATGCTTTCCCTGAGCGTGTCTGGGTGCCTGAAATCCTCAACCACCTCACTCGCACCGGTGGCCGCGCCGTGGCTGAAATCGCCGTGGTCCTGGATACCAATGGTGAGTTGGAAGTGCTTTCCGAGTTCCTCAAAAAGTCTGTGCGTAACCGTACGCTGAGCGCGGATCTGCTGATCTGGATTTGCAAAGAGCGCAAGGGCCTGGCCCAGTCTGTGTTCAGCATTGACCTGGGTAACGCCATCCTGGACGCCGTGGAAGATGACCATGTGCAGGGCGGGCCAAAACGCACGGGCCGACTCAGCGACCAGCTTTCCGATGACAAGACCCTGATCCATGAGCTGGTGGTGGACACGGATGACGAGTCCCTGCGTAACTTTGCCAAGCGTTTGATCAACAGCTCGGTGCTGGATGAACTGACCCGTCGCTCCTTGCTGGCGCGTGTGATCAAGTCTCGCCCAGAAATGGAAGCCCTGATGAACGAAAACGCGGAGTCCCGTGAGGACAACCGCCTCATCGTTTCCTGGGACAGCCTGGAGAAGAAGAAGGCCGAACTGGATGAACTGGCCAACGTTAAGATCCCTCACAATAAGAACGAGATCCAGATCGCCCGTGATGAAGGTGACCTTCGTGAAAACGGCGGCTACAAGGCTGCCCGCGAGCAGCAGGCCGTGCTAAACCGCATGAAGGACCAGTTGGAGCGCGAAATCAGCCTTTCCCGTGGTACCGACTTTGCCAATGTGAACACGGACAAAGTGGGCATCGGCACGGTGGTGGATTTCCAGGACGTGGCGACGGGTGAAAATGAAACTTACACCATCCTGGGCGCCTGGGACGGTGATCTGGATCAGAACATCGTGTCTTACCTTTCGGACATCGCCAAGGTTCTCATCGGCATGGCTCCTGGCGACGAGGCCGACATTCCGACCGAAGACGGCACCGGTCGCAAGGTCAAGGTACTGGCCATCCGGGCGTTCAATCCTGGGGCTTAA
- the ispD gene encoding 2-C-methyl-D-erythritol 4-phosphate cytidylyltransferase, which translates to MTSAIIVAAGSSRRMGFNKLLAPLAGVPVLHRTLGQFQTCAEVGEILVVAGDEVRAVVETWRADFPKLVAILPGGAERHLSVWAGLQACAAVSDVVAVHDGARPLIQPEQITRCIEAARSLAAVACARPMTETIKRVDAAGRITESLDRTGVWVMETPQVFQRDLLVRAYEAVIRDAALVTDEVSAVQHVGEVVSVVENTSPNPKITFPADLTLAERFL; encoded by the coding sequence ATGACTTCTGCCATTATCGTTGCCGCCGGTAGCAGCCGCCGGATGGGATTTAACAAGCTGCTGGCCCCGCTAGCGGGCGTGCCGGTGTTGCATCGTACGTTAGGCCAGTTTCAGACCTGTGCGGAGGTGGGGGAAATCCTTGTCGTCGCAGGGGACGAAGTGCGGGCCGTCGTGGAAACGTGGCGGGCAGATTTTCCCAAGCTGGTGGCCATACTCCCTGGTGGAGCGGAACGGCATCTTTCCGTCTGGGCTGGGCTGCAGGCCTGTGCGGCGGTCAGTGACGTGGTGGCGGTGCATGATGGGGCGCGGCCCTTGATTCAACCGGAGCAAATCACCCGCTGCATCGAGGCGGCGCGCAGTCTGGCCGCCGTGGCCTGTGCACGACCGATGACGGAGACGATCAAACGGGTGGATGCGGCGGGCCGCATCACGGAATCTCTGGACCGCACGGGCGTGTGGGTGATGGAGACACCGCAGGTATTCCAGCGTGATCTGCTGGTGCGGGCTTATGAAGCGGTGATTCGTGATGCTGCCCTGGTGACGGATGAAGTTTCCGCCGTGCAGCATGTGGGCGAGGTAGTCTCCGTGGTGGAAAACACCTCGCCCAATCCTAAGATCACCTTTCCGGCAGATTTGACCCTGGCGGAAAGGTTTCTGTGA
- a CDS encoding Gfo/Idh/MocA family oxidoreductase, producing the protein MTPPLSASLTRRRFLTQATGTLFAAPFITTGMRAASPNGKLRHAAFGAAGMSMADMTAMSNHPLWELAAVCDVDTRKFDQIKKKWPNAKCYQDWQEMLEKEAGNIDSVNVSTPDHMHGPMGLKAMELGKHVYGQKPLAQNLHECRKLMLKARETGVMTQMGIQVSSSFTERLAVAIIQQGTIGKVKEVHTFSNKFWGDMDPVPQKSDPVPAQFDWQKWLGTATDRPYIEGYYHPGQWRKRRDFGTGTLGDMGCHMFSGWFRALDLAAPIGVKSKGPAPLNATNWAIDAVVEYTFKGTAHTAADTVKVTWYDGNARPPAEVMALADPAKFPGQGSIYIGTEGVLLSPHTSTPLLYPRDKFTGFKYPKLEPRDHWADFIDCCLKGGSQKPSANFDYAGPLTEAVLLGCLASAFPNEDLKWDAPALKITNSEAANALVKRQYRPGTEI; encoded by the coding sequence ATGACACCGCCACTCTCTGCCAGCCTCACCCGCCGCCGCTTCCTCACCCAGGCCACCGGCACTCTGTTTGCCGCACCGTTTATCACCACCGGCATGCGTGCCGCCTCCCCGAACGGCAAGCTGCGCCACGCCGCCTTTGGAGCTGCAGGCATGTCCATGGCGGACATGACCGCCATGTCCAACCACCCCCTCTGGGAACTGGCCGCCGTGTGCGATGTGGACACGCGCAAGTTTGACCAGATCAAGAAAAAATGGCCTAACGCCAAGTGTTACCAGGACTGGCAGGAGATGCTGGAAAAGGAAGCTGGCAATATTGACTCCGTCAACGTCTCCACTCCCGATCACATGCACGGCCCAATGGGGCTGAAGGCCATGGAACTCGGCAAGCATGTTTATGGACAGAAACCCCTGGCGCAAAACCTGCATGAATGCCGCAAGCTCATGCTCAAGGCTCGTGAAACCGGCGTGATGACGCAGATGGGCATCCAGGTTTCCTCGTCCTTCACGGAGCGACTCGCCGTGGCCATCATCCAGCAGGGCACCATCGGCAAGGTCAAAGAAGTGCACACCTTCTCCAACAAGTTCTGGGGCGACATGGATCCCGTGCCCCAGAAGTCCGATCCCGTGCCAGCTCAGTTCGACTGGCAGAAGTGGCTGGGCACCGCTACCGACCGCCCCTACATCGAAGGTTATTACCACCCCGGCCAATGGCGCAAACGCCGCGACTTTGGCACCGGCACCCTCGGTGACATGGGCTGCCACATGTTCAGCGGCTGGTTCCGCGCGCTGGATCTCGCCGCTCCTATCGGTGTGAAATCTAAAGGTCCCGCTCCGCTCAATGCCACCAACTGGGCCATTGATGCCGTGGTGGAATACACCTTCAAAGGCACCGCCCACACCGCCGCCGACACCGTCAAAGTCACTTGGTACGATGGCAATGCCCGCCCGCCTGCCGAGGTCATGGCGCTGGCAGATCCCGCCAAATTCCCAGGCCAGGGTAGCATCTACATCGGCACCGAAGGAGTCCTTCTTTCCCCCCACACCAGCACCCCGCTGCTCTACCCTCGCGACAAGTTCACCGGCTTCAAATATCCGAAGCTGGAGCCTCGCGACCACTGGGCCGACTTCATCGACTGTTGCCTCAAAGGTGGCAGCCAGAAACCCTCAGCCAACTTCGACTACGCCGGGCCGCTCACCGAAGCAGTGCTGCTGGGATGTCTCGCCAGCGCCTTCCCCAATGAAGACCTCAAGTGGGATGCCCCAGCCCTGAAGATCACCAACAGCGAGGCAGCCAATGCCTTGGTGAAACGCCAGTATCGCCCCGGCACCGAGATCTGA
- a CDS encoding PTPDL family protein has protein sequence MKLSRSRIAMLAFLCGTSLLQADILILKNGTKVEGNILNESPTAIRMKYRLTPKIWDEKDFQMTEIQQVIKQTPQEVELIELKKLIPTEDLIPADKYEQLIQDRVRPFINKYQGTPEAKEAEGIATTLQEEKKRVSNGELKMEGRWLNAGEAKGEQYNIQAYKLHEEMKAQMAKFEWTEALTIFDKFSKSRPPYTASTYYPAVVADAKICMEKLGAQLSKMALEQPALLKQREDGLKKLADTDKQRTKAAIDDEKGKWRAQSDAQRRANVRWIEPYKYDLPSILAAQKVVVGELTKLEATNLEEMKVRNEAFVAVYRKIGEGDYAGGAAAYERVQGFSNVTEYREIVADLKAQLLKLYGELVRKGSSGPAPVSGSSAVTGQTSSSVDDRVARILAASNGGQPAAAPGTAAPATVPAAAPAMAAPGAAPAPGAAAVPVTTPAVAPAAVPATNPAVQQRPAVAPAPQVQAPVAAPVYAPPAEESNVQTYIMVGMGALLVLFGILAFKKKKTE, from the coding sequence ATGAAACTTAGCCGATCCCGCATCGCCATGCTGGCGTTCCTTTGCGGCACGTCCCTCCTCCAAGCTGACATCTTGATCCTCAAAAACGGCACCAAAGTCGAAGGCAACATCCTGAACGAAAGCCCGACGGCTATTCGGATGAAGTACCGCCTGACCCCCAAAATCTGGGACGAAAAAGACTTCCAGATGACCGAGATTCAGCAGGTCATCAAACAGACCCCTCAGGAAGTGGAACTGATCGAGCTCAAAAAGCTGATTCCTACGGAGGACCTTATTCCTGCCGACAAGTATGAGCAGCTTATCCAGGATCGTGTCCGCCCCTTCATCAACAAATACCAGGGCACACCCGAAGCCAAAGAAGCTGAAGGTATCGCGACGACCCTCCAGGAAGAGAAAAAGCGCGTCTCCAACGGCGAACTCAAGATGGAAGGTCGCTGGCTGAACGCAGGTGAGGCCAAGGGTGAGCAATACAACATCCAGGCCTACAAGCTTCATGAAGAGATGAAGGCTCAGATGGCCAAATTCGAATGGACGGAAGCTCTTACCATCTTTGACAAGTTCTCCAAATCACGCCCCCCTTACACGGCATCCACCTATTATCCGGCCGTCGTTGCCGATGCCAAGATTTGCATGGAGAAGCTTGGTGCTCAGCTTTCCAAAATGGCCCTGGAACAGCCAGCTCTGCTGAAGCAGCGGGAAGATGGTCTCAAAAAACTCGCTGATACCGATAAACAGCGTACCAAGGCAGCCATTGATGACGAAAAAGGCAAATGGCGCGCCCAGTCCGATGCCCAGCGCCGCGCCAATGTCCGCTGGATCGAACCTTACAAGTATGACCTCCCCAGCATCCTCGCGGCGCAAAAGGTCGTCGTTGGCGAGCTGACTAAGTTGGAAGCCACTAACTTGGAGGAAATGAAAGTCCGCAATGAAGCTTTCGTCGCCGTTTACCGTAAGATCGGCGAAGGCGATTACGCTGGTGGTGCTGCCGCTTACGAGCGTGTGCAGGGTTTCTCCAACGTGACCGAGTACCGCGAAATCGTTGCCGATCTCAAGGCCCAGCTCCTGAAGCTTTATGGGGAACTCGTCCGCAAGGGCAGCTCCGGCCCTGCACCAGTCAGTGGTTCCTCCGCTGTCACGGGTCAGACATCCTCTTCCGTGGATGATCGTGTGGCCCGCATTCTCGCAGCCAGCAATGGCGGTCAGCCAGCCGCAGCTCCAGGTACTGCCGCTCCAGCTACCGTCCCTGCTGCCGCACCCGCCATGGCCGCCCCAGGCGCGGCACCCGCTCCAGGCGCAGCCGCCGTTCCAGTCACCACACCTGCTGTAGCTCCTGCAGCAGTCCCAGCCACGAATCCTGCTGTTCAGCAGCGCCCCGCAGTCGCCCCTGCCCCACAGGTTCAGGCACCTGTCGCAGCCCCGGTTTACGCACCGCCTGCGGAGGAGTCCAATGTGCAGACCTACATCATGGTCGGCATGGGGGCACTCCTGGTTCTGTTCGGCATCCTCGCCTTCAAGAAAAAGAAGACTGAGTAA